One Mycolicibacterium goodii genomic region harbors:
- a CDS encoding YceI family protein yields the protein MTTLQTLLTANTGNWTLAPERSTVRFRTKTMWGLMPVNGTFSEVSGSGKIADDVTGLLVVRAASLRTGIGKRDEHLRSADFFDVETHPEITVEVTGAQPSGDGALLETTMTVRGTSRPVRVPVEIEILDDKSLRVAGRCTMDRRDFGVSGNMLGMVGMSTDVTAALVFTRG from the coding sequence ATGACCACTCTGCAGACACTCCTGACCGCGAATACAGGGAACTGGACCCTCGCTCCCGAACGGTCGACGGTGCGGTTCCGCACCAAGACGATGTGGGGGCTGATGCCGGTCAACGGCACGTTTTCCGAGGTCAGTGGGTCGGGCAAGATCGCCGACGACGTCACCGGCCTGCTCGTCGTCCGCGCAGCCTCGCTGCGGACCGGTATCGGCAAGCGCGACGAGCATCTGCGCTCGGCCGACTTCTTCGACGTCGAGACCCACCCGGAGATCACCGTCGAGGTGACCGGGGCGCAACCGTCGGGAGACGGGGCGCTGTTGGAGACGACGATGACGGTGCGCGGCACCTCCCGGCCCGTGCGCGTTCCGGTCGAGATCGAGATTCTCGACGACAAAAGCCTGCGGGTGGCGGGCCGGTGCACGATGGATCGGCGGGACTTCGGCGTGTCCGGCAACATGCTCGGCATGGTGGGAATGTCGACCGACGTGACCGCCGCGCTGGTGTTCACCCGGGGTTGA
- a CDS encoding NADH-quinone oxidoreductase subunit A has protein sequence MNVYTPILVLGAIAAVFAVVSVGIALVIGPRRFNRSKLEAYECGIDPLPPVAAGLTGQRIPIRYYLTAMLFIVFDIEIVFLYPWAVAFDSLGLFAVIEMLLFMLTVFVAYAYVWRRGGLNWD, from the coding sequence GTGAATGTGTACACGCCAATCCTGGTTCTGGGGGCGATTGCGGCCGTTTTCGCCGTGGTATCCGTCGGGATCGCCCTGGTTATCGGTCCACGGCGGTTCAACCGGTCCAAACTCGAAGCCTACGAATGCGGCATCGACCCCCTCCCTCCCGTGGCGGCGGGCCTGACCGGCCAGCGCATACCGATCCGGTACTACCTGACGGCGATGTTGTTCATCGTGTTCGACATCGAGATCGTCTTCCTGTACCCGTGGGCGGTCGCGTTCGACAGCCTGGGCCTGTTCGCGGTGATCGAGATGCTGCTGTTCATGCTCACGGTGTTCGTGGCATACGCGTATGTCTGGCGACGAGGGGGCCTGAATTGGGACTAG
- a CDS encoding nuclear transport factor 2 family protein: MSVIDTQMLDDVANRLFEAIERSDRAAVADLWSADIRVWHSGDPRDSERARALRVIEWFINATAERRYEILERQFFDGGFVQQHIVHATGRDGARIALRVCIVIKVGADGLITRVDEYFDPKDMAPLLDQVGS; this comes from the coding sequence ATGTCCGTGATCGACACTCAGATGCTCGACGACGTCGCGAACCGGTTGTTCGAGGCGATCGAGCGCAGCGACCGCGCCGCGGTGGCCGACCTGTGGTCCGCTGACATCAGGGTGTGGCATTCCGGCGACCCCAGGGACAGCGAGCGGGCCCGCGCACTTCGCGTCATCGAGTGGTTCATCAACGCCACCGCCGAGCGGCGCTACGAGATCCTGGAACGGCAGTTCTTCGACGGCGGATTCGTACAACAGCACATTGTGCACGCCACCGGCCGCGACGGCGCGAGGATCGCACTGCGGGTCTGCATCGTCATCAAGGTGGGCGCCGATGGCCTGATCACCCGTGTCGACGAGTATTTCGATCCCAAAGACATGGCACCACTGCTCGATCAGGTGGGAAGCTGA
- the nuoF gene encoding NADH-quinone oxidoreductase subunit NuoF has product MTPLTPVLSRFWDEPEPWTLETYRRHDGYQGLRRALSMSPDDVIAFVKDSGLRGRGGAGFPTGTKWSFIPQERGDQPAGGGPAAKPHYLVINADESEPGTCKDIPLLLTTPHFLVEGAIIAAYAIRARHAFIYVRGEVVPVLRRLQAAVDEAYAHGYLGTDILGSGFDLDLIVHAGAGAYICGEETALLDSLEGRRGQPRLRPPFPAVAGLYACPTVVNNVESIASVPPILVNGVDWFRSMGSEKSPGFTLYSLSGHVTRPGQYEAPLGITLRELLEYAGGVRAGHQLKFWTPGGSSTPLLTAEHLDVPLDYEGMASVGSMLGTKALQIFDETTCVVRAVRRWTQFYAHESCGKCTPCREGTYWLTQIYARLENGAGTPADIDKLLDISDNIFGKSFCALGDGAASPIMSSIRHFRDEYVAHLDGGCPFDPHASTLMATEGAGV; this is encoded by the coding sequence ATGACCCCACTCACCCCGGTTCTCAGCAGGTTCTGGGACGAACCCGAGCCGTGGACGCTCGAGACCTATCGCCGCCACGACGGGTATCAGGGGTTGCGGCGCGCCCTGTCGATGAGCCCGGACGACGTCATCGCGTTCGTCAAGGATTCGGGCCTGCGCGGTCGCGGCGGCGCGGGTTTCCCCACCGGCACCAAGTGGTCGTTCATCCCGCAGGAGCGCGGTGATCAACCCGCTGGTGGCGGCCCCGCGGCCAAACCGCACTACCTCGTGATCAACGCCGACGAGTCAGAACCCGGGACGTGCAAGGACATTCCGCTGCTGTTGACCACACCGCACTTCCTGGTGGAGGGTGCGATCATCGCGGCGTACGCGATCCGTGCAAGACACGCGTTCATCTATGTGCGCGGCGAGGTGGTGCCGGTGCTGCGGCGGTTGCAGGCCGCGGTCGACGAGGCCTACGCGCACGGATACCTCGGCACCGACATCCTGGGGTCGGGGTTCGACCTCGACCTGATCGTGCATGCCGGTGCGGGCGCGTACATCTGCGGCGAGGAGACGGCTCTCCTCGATTCACTCGAAGGGCGGCGCGGGCAGCCCCGGCTGCGGCCGCCGTTCCCGGCGGTCGCCGGTCTCTACGCGTGCCCGACCGTGGTCAACAACGTCGAATCCATCGCGAGCGTGCCGCCGATCCTGGTCAACGGTGTCGACTGGTTCCGGTCGATGGGCTCGGAGAAGTCGCCCGGCTTCACGTTGTATTCGCTGTCCGGGCACGTCACACGGCCTGGCCAGTACGAGGCGCCGCTCGGCATCACGTTACGTGAACTCCTCGAGTACGCCGGTGGCGTGCGTGCCGGGCATCAGCTCAAGTTCTGGACGCCGGGTGGCTCGTCGACACCCTTGTTGACGGCCGAACACCTCGATGTACCACTGGATTACGAGGGCATGGCCTCGGTCGGTTCGATGCTGGGCACCAAGGCGCTGCAGATCTTCGACGAGACCACATGTGTGGTGCGAGCCGTGCGCCGCTGGACGCAGTTCTACGCCCATGAATCCTGCGGCAAGTGCACACCTTGTCGCGAAGGCACCTATTGGCTGACGCAGATCTACGCTCGTCTGGAGAACGGCGCCGGCACGCCCGCCGACATCGACAAGCTGCTCGACATCTCCGACAACATCTTCGGGAAGTCGTTCTGCGCGTTGGGCGATGGTGCGGCCAGCCCGATCATGTCGTCGATCAGGCATTTCCGCGACGAGTACGTGGCCCACCTCGACGGTGGGTGTCCGTTCGATCCACACGCCTCGACGCTGATGGCCACCGAAGGGGCGGGTGTGTAG
- the nuoD gene encoding NADH dehydrogenase (quinone) subunit D, producing the protein MSTSTVPPDGGEKVVVVGGNDWEQVVAAARSSAAAQAGERIVVNMGPQHPSTHGVLRLILEIEGEIITEARCGIGYLHTGIEKNLEFRNWTQGVTFVTRMDYLSPFFNETAYCLGVEKLLGITDDIPERASVIRVMLMELNRISSHLVALATGGMELGAMSAMFYGFREREEILRVFESITGLRMNHAYIRPGGLAADLPDDAVTQVRNLVDLLPKRLQDLEDLLNENYIWKARTVGVGYLDLTGCMALGITGPILRSTGLPHDLRKAQPYCGYENYEFDVITDDRCDSYGRYIIRVKEMRESLKIVEQCLDKLKPGPVMITDKKLAWPADLKLGPDGLGNSPEHIARIMGRSMEGLIHHFKLVTEGIRVPPGQVYVAVESPRGELGVHMVSDGGTRPYRVHYRDPSFTNLQAVAAMCEGGMVADAIAAVASIDPVMGGVDR; encoded by the coding sequence ATGAGTACATCGACGGTCCCGCCCGACGGCGGCGAGAAGGTTGTCGTCGTCGGCGGCAACGACTGGGAACAGGTGGTGGCCGCGGCCCGGTCCAGCGCCGCGGCCCAGGCCGGCGAGCGCATCGTGGTCAACATGGGTCCGCAGCACCCGTCCACGCACGGGGTGCTGCGGCTCATCCTGGAGATCGAAGGCGAGATCATCACCGAGGCCCGGTGCGGTATCGGTTATCTGCACACCGGCATCGAGAAGAACCTCGAGTTCCGCAACTGGACCCAGGGCGTCACCTTCGTCACCCGGATGGACTACCTGTCACCGTTTTTCAACGAGACGGCGTACTGCCTGGGCGTCGAGAAACTGCTCGGGATCACCGACGACATTCCCGAGCGGGCGAGCGTGATCCGCGTGATGCTCATGGAGCTGAACCGGATCTCGTCGCATCTGGTGGCGCTGGCCACCGGCGGCATGGAACTCGGTGCGATGAGCGCGATGTTCTACGGCTTCCGCGAACGCGAGGAGATCCTGCGCGTGTTCGAGTCCATCACCGGGTTGCGGATGAACCACGCCTACATCCGTCCCGGCGGGCTTGCCGCCGACCTCCCCGACGACGCGGTCACACAGGTGCGCAATCTGGTCGACCTGCTGCCGAAACGCCTGCAGGATCTGGAGGATCTGCTCAACGAGAACTACATCTGGAAAGCCCGCACGGTCGGCGTCGGCTACCTGGACCTCACCGGGTGCATGGCTCTGGGCATCACCGGTCCGATCCTGCGGTCCACCGGGCTGCCGCACGATCTGCGCAAGGCGCAACCCTACTGCGGTTACGAGAACTACGAGTTCGACGTCATCACCGACGACCGCTGCGACTCCTACGGCCGGTACATCATCCGCGTCAAGGAGATGCGCGAGTCGTTGAAGATCGTCGAACAGTGTTTGGACAAGCTGAAACCCGGACCGGTGATGATCACCGACAAGAAACTGGCGTGGCCGGCCGATCTGAAGCTCGGACCCGACGGGCTCGGGAACTCGCCCGAGCACATCGCGCGGATCATGGGCCGGTCGATGGAGGGCCTGATCCACCATTTCAAACTCGTCACCGAGGGCATCCGCGTGCCACCGGGTCAGGTGTACGTCGCGGTCGAATCGCCGCGTGGCGAACTCGGCGTACACATGGTCTCCGACGGCGGCACCCGGCCTTATCGCGTGCACTACCGCGACCCGTCGTTCACGAATCTGCAGGCGGTGGCGGCGATGTGTGAGGGCGGAATGGTGGCCGACGCGATCGCGGCGGTGGCGTCGATTGATCCGGTGATGGGCGGAGTGGACCGCTGA
- a CDS encoding NuoB/complex I 20 kDa subunit family protein produces the protein MGLEERLPGGILLSTVETVAGYVRKGSLWPATFGLACCAIEMMSTAGPRFDIARFGMERFSATPRQADLMIVAGRVSQKMAPVLRQIYDQMVEPKWVLAMGVCASSGGMFNNYAVVQGVDHVVPVDIYLPGCPPRPEMLLHAILKLHDKIQQMPLGVNREEAIREAEEAALAVPPTIELKGLLR, from the coding sequence TTGGGACTAGAAGAACGTCTGCCCGGCGGAATCCTGCTGTCGACGGTCGAGACGGTTGCCGGATATGTCCGAAAGGGTTCGCTGTGGCCGGCGACGTTCGGTCTGGCCTGCTGCGCGATCGAGATGATGTCTACGGCCGGACCGCGCTTCGACATTGCCCGGTTCGGCATGGAGCGGTTCTCCGCGACGCCCCGGCAGGCCGACCTGATGATCGTCGCGGGCCGGGTGAGCCAGAAGATGGCGCCGGTGCTGCGCCAGATCTATGACCAGATGGTCGAACCGAAATGGGTGCTGGCCATGGGGGTCTGCGCATCCTCGGGTGGCATGTTCAACAACTACGCGGTGGTGCAGGGCGTCGACCATGTGGTCCCGGTGGACATCTACCTTCCGGGATGCCCACCGCGTCCCGAGATGCTGCTGCACGCAATTCTCAAGCTGCACGACAAGATTCAGCAGATGCCGCTCGGGGTGAACCGGGAGGAGGCCATTCGCGAGGCCGAGGAGGCCGCGCTGGCCGTACCGCCGACCATCGAACTCAAGGGGTTGTTGCGGTGA
- a CDS encoding NADH-quinone oxidoreductase subunit C — protein sequence MSTSNGSANGANGAGLPHGDDPEIITVRRGMFGNRDTGDTSGYGRLVRPVALPGSSPRPYGSYFDDVMDRLAEVLGEERYAMSIERVVVYRDQLTIEVSRVQLPAVASVLRDDPQLRFELCLGVSGVHYPDDTGRELHAVYPLMSITHNRRIQLEVAAPDADPHIPSLFAVYPTTDWHERETYDFFGIIFDGHPSLTRIEMPDDWVGHPQRKDYPLGGIPVEYHGAQIPPPDQRRSYS from the coding sequence GTGAGCACCTCCAACGGATCGGCGAACGGCGCCAACGGTGCCGGCCTGCCCCACGGTGACGACCCGGAGATCATCACGGTGCGACGCGGGATGTTCGGCAACCGGGACACCGGCGACACATCGGGATACGGGCGCCTGGTGCGTCCGGTGGCGTTGCCGGGGAGTTCTCCCCGCCCGTACGGCAGCTATTTCGACGACGTGATGGACCGGCTGGCCGAGGTGCTCGGCGAAGAACGCTACGCGATGTCGATCGAACGCGTCGTGGTGTACCGCGATCAGTTGACCATCGAGGTCAGCCGTGTGCAACTGCCCGCGGTGGCAAGCGTATTGCGCGACGATCCGCAGTTGCGCTTCGAACTGTGTCTGGGCGTGAGCGGTGTGCATTATCCGGACGACACCGGACGTGAACTGCATGCCGTCTATCCGCTGATGTCCATCACCCACAACCGCCGCATCCAGCTGGAGGTCGCGGCGCCGGATGCCGATCCGCACATCCCGTCCTTGTTCGCGGTCTATCCCACCACCGACTGGCACGAGCGGGAGACCTACGACTTCTTCGGGATCATCTTCGACGGGCATCCGTCGCTGACACGGATCGAGATGCCGGACGACTGGGTCGGCCATCCGCAGCGCAAAGACTATCCGCTGGGCGGTATTCCGGTGGAGTACCACGGCGCCCAGATCCCACCGCCCGATCAGCGGAGGTCCTACAGCTGA
- a CDS encoding Rv3143 family two-component system response regulator — protein MAGSAPLRILVYSDNPRTREQVRLALGKRIHPELPEIEYVDVATAPMVISQMDAGGFDLAILDGEATPAGGMGVAKQVKDEIDDCPPILVLTGRADDAWLAKWSRAEAAVAHPIDPIRLTDAVVSLLRAPAH, from the coding sequence ATGGCCGGCTCCGCGCCGCTGCGCATCCTCGTGTACAGCGACAATCCGCGCACCCGCGAGCAGGTGCGGCTCGCGTTGGGCAAACGGATCCACCCGGAACTCCCCGAGATCGAGTACGTCGACGTCGCGACCGCGCCCATGGTGATCTCGCAGATGGACGCCGGCGGCTTCGACCTGGCGATCCTTGATGGCGAGGCCACCCCGGCCGGCGGGATGGGCGTCGCAAAGCAGGTCAAGGACGAAATCGACGATTGCCCGCCGATCCTGGTGCTCACCGGGCGCGCCGACGACGCCTGGCTGGCCAAGTGGTCGCGTGCGGAGGCGGCGGTTGCGCATCCGATCGACCCGATCCGGCTCACCGACGCCGTCGTGTCGCTGCTGCGCGCACCTGCTCATTAG
- a CDS encoding class I SAM-dependent methyltransferase, producing METTPTRELFDEAYESGTAPWVIGEPQPAIVELERAGRFRGRVLDVGCGAGEHTILLTRLGYDVLGIDYSPHAVALARQNAGRRGVDARFAVGDAMALGTGGEGERYDTILDSALFHIFDDADRQTYVASLHAGCRPGGTVHVLALSDAGRGFGPQVSEDQIRRAFGHGWDLEALEATTYRGVVGPAHADAIGLPVGAQVDEPAWLARAVRL from the coding sequence ATGGAGACGACACCGACACGCGAACTGTTCGACGAAGCCTACGAATCCGGCACCGCGCCCTGGGTGATCGGTGAACCGCAACCCGCGATCGTCGAGTTGGAGCGCGCCGGCCGGTTCCGCGGCCGCGTGCTCGACGTGGGGTGTGGCGCCGGGGAACACACGATCCTGCTGACGCGACTGGGATACGACGTCCTCGGGATCGACTATTCGCCGCATGCGGTCGCGCTCGCACGGCAGAACGCTGGGCGACGTGGCGTCGACGCCCGGTTCGCCGTCGGCGACGCGATGGCGCTCGGCACCGGAGGTGAGGGGGAGCGCTACGACACCATCCTCGACAGCGCGCTGTTCCACATCTTCGACGACGCCGACCGGCAAACCTATGTTGCCAGCCTGCATGCCGGCTGCCGCCCCGGTGGCACGGTACATGTGCTGGCGCTCTCGGACGCCGGCCGCGGATTCGGCCCCCAGGTCAGCGAAGACCAGATCCGCCGGGCGTTCGGCCACGGATGGGATCTTGAGGCGCTCGAAGCGACCACCTACCGCGGCGTGGTAGGCCCGGCACATGCCGATGCCATCGGCCTGCCGGTGGGGGCACAGGTCGATGAGCCCGCCTGGCTGGCGCGGGCCGTTCGGCTCTGA
- the nuoE gene encoding NADH-quinone oxidoreductase subunit NuoE has product MSEVFLELGQRPDEAGPPISGPATYPDDVVEHLRADAEQIIARYPDARSALLPLLHLVQAQDGYLTPAGIGFCSLQLGLTEAEVTAVATFYSMYRRTPTGDYLVGVCTNTLCAIMGGDAILETLEDHLGVHAGETTPDSRITLEHIECNAACDYAPVVMVNWEFYDNQTPSSARDLVDGLRSGSPPAPTRGSLCTFRETARTLAGLGAGSTETHNPGGAPGAATLAGLRLARERGMTAPTPPGAGTNGSAS; this is encoded by the coding sequence ATGAGCGAGGTGTTCCTGGAACTGGGCCAACGGCCCGACGAAGCGGGTCCGCCGATCAGCGGACCCGCGACGTATCCCGACGACGTCGTCGAGCACCTGCGCGCCGACGCCGAGCAGATCATCGCACGGTATCCCGATGCCCGCTCGGCGCTGCTGCCGCTGCTGCATCTGGTCCAGGCGCAGGACGGATACCTGACGCCGGCCGGGATCGGTTTCTGCTCACTACAACTGGGTCTGACCGAGGCCGAGGTCACGGCGGTGGCGACGTTCTACTCGATGTACCGCCGCACCCCCACCGGCGACTACCTCGTCGGCGTGTGCACCAACACCCTGTGCGCGATCATGGGCGGCGACGCGATCCTGGAGACCCTCGAGGACCATCTCGGGGTCCATGCGGGCGAAACCACGCCCGACAGCCGGATCACGCTGGAGCACATCGAATGCAACGCCGCGTGTGACTACGCGCCGGTGGTGATGGTCAACTGGGAGTTCTACGACAACCAGACGCCGTCGTCGGCCCGCGATCTCGTCGACGGTCTGCGGTCGGGATCACCACCGGCGCCCACCCGTGGCTCCCTGTGCACGTTCCGCGAAACCGCCCGCACCCTGGCTGGTCTGGGGGCCGGTTCGACCGAAACCCACAATCCCGGTGGTGCGCCCGGTGCGGCCACCCTGGCCGGCCTGCGGCTGGCCCGCGAGCGCGGCATGACCGCCCCTACGCCACCCGGTGCCGGCACGAACGGTTCGGCATCATGA
- a CDS encoding NADH-quinone oxidoreductase subunit G translates to MTLAEPTKDTPPVEMVSLVIDDHQISVPKGTLLIRAAELMGIQIPRFCDHPLLDPVGACRQCLVEVEGQRKPMASCTTTVMPDMVVRTQFTSEAADKAQRGVMELLLINHPLDCPICDKGGECPLQNQAMSNGRPETRFEDVKRTFPKPISISSQVLLDRERCVLCARCTRFSAQIAGDPFIDLMERGALQQVGIGQDKPFQSYFSGNTVQICPVGALTGTAYRFRARPFDLVSSPSVCEHCASGCAQRTDHRRGKVLRRLAGDDPEVNEEWNCDKGRWAFTYATVGDRITTPLLREGGALRPASWSEALTVAATGLLAAAGSTGVLVGGRSTVQDAYAYAKFARMVLNTNDVDFRARPHSTEEAEFLAAHVAGHTMDLRYAELEHAPTVLLAGLEPEEESPIVFLRLRKGVRKNGVQVLSVAPWASRGLTKLAGVLLPTPPGGEAAVFDRLHDDDRLRRPGAVILVGERLATSAGALSAAARLAAATGARLAWIPRRAGERGAIEAGALPNLLPGGRPVDDAAARADVARAWFISALPETPGRDTAAILSTAASGRLAALLVGGVELGDLADPELASAALRTTPFVVSLELRESAVTDLADVVFPVAPVVEKAGSFMNWEGRSRPFEPSLKTNAIPDLRVLHYLADEIGVDLALPTAEAADAELARLGTWGGSPSPAPSVTPVATAEPGPGQAILASWRMLLDAGRLQDGEPHLAGTAPRPVARMSAATSAEIGATDGAAVIVSTERGAITLPLAVTDMPDRVVWLPMNSPGSALHQRLGVTAGAVVSIGAGA, encoded by the coding sequence ATGACACTGGCCGAACCGACCAAGGACACCCCGCCGGTGGAGATGGTGTCGCTGGTCATCGACGACCACCAGATCAGTGTCCCCAAAGGCACATTGCTGATCCGGGCCGCCGAGTTGATGGGCATCCAGATCCCCCGGTTCTGTGACCATCCGCTGCTCGACCCGGTCGGGGCGTGCCGTCAGTGCCTCGTCGAGGTCGAGGGGCAGCGCAAACCGATGGCCTCGTGCACCACGACGGTCATGCCGGACATGGTGGTCCGCACACAGTTCACGTCCGAGGCCGCCGACAAGGCGCAGCGCGGGGTCATGGAACTGCTGCTGATCAACCATCCCCTGGACTGCCCGATCTGCGACAAGGGCGGCGAATGCCCGCTGCAGAACCAGGCGATGTCCAACGGCAGGCCGGAGACCCGGTTCGAGGACGTCAAACGGACGTTCCCCAAACCGATCAGCATCTCGTCGCAGGTGCTGCTCGACCGGGAACGCTGCGTGCTGTGCGCGCGCTGCACGCGGTTCTCGGCGCAGATCGCGGGTGACCCGTTCATCGACCTCATGGAACGCGGTGCGCTGCAACAGGTCGGCATCGGTCAGGACAAACCGTTCCAGTCGTACTTCTCCGGCAACACCGTGCAGATCTGCCCGGTCGGCGCGCTGACCGGGACCGCATACCGCTTCCGGGCCCGCCCGTTCGACCTGGTGTCCAGCCCGAGCGTGTGCGAGCACTGCGCCTCCGGTTGCGCGCAGCGCACCGACCATCGGCGCGGAAAGGTGCTGCGACGCCTCGCCGGTGACGATCCCGAGGTGAACGAGGAGTGGAACTGCGACAAGGGCCGCTGGGCGTTCACGTATGCCACGGTCGGTGACCGGATCACGACGCCGCTGCTGCGCGAAGGCGGTGCGCTTCGGCCCGCATCGTGGTCGGAGGCGCTCACGGTGGCCGCCACAGGTCTGCTCGCCGCGGCGGGCAGCACCGGGGTGCTCGTCGGCGGCCGGAGCACCGTGCAGGACGCCTACGCCTACGCGAAGTTCGCGCGAATGGTGCTCAACACCAACGACGTCGACTTCCGGGCCCGGCCGCATTCGACCGAGGAGGCCGAGTTCCTCGCTGCCCACGTCGCCGGGCACACCATGGACTTGCGCTACGCCGAGCTGGAACACGCGCCGACGGTGCTGCTGGCCGGGTTGGAACCGGAGGAAGAGTCGCCGATCGTGTTTCTGCGCCTGCGCAAAGGTGTTCGCAAGAACGGCGTGCAGGTTCTGTCGGTCGCGCCGTGGGCGAGTCGTGGGCTCACGAAGCTGGCGGGCGTCCTCCTGCCGACACCGCCCGGCGGCGAGGCCGCCGTATTTGACCGATTGCACGACGACGACCGGCTGCGCAGGCCCGGGGCCGTCATCCTGGTCGGCGAGCGCCTCGCCACCTCCGCGGGTGCGCTCTCTGCTGCGGCGCGGCTCGCCGCGGCGACGGGTGCGCGACTGGCCTGGATTCCGCGGCGTGCCGGGGAACGAGGTGCCATCGAGGCCGGGGCGCTGCCGAACCTCCTGCCGGGCGGGCGCCCGGTCGACGACGCCGCCGCCCGTGCCGACGTGGCGCGCGCATGGTTCATCTCCGCGCTGCCGGAGACACCGGGGCGCGATACGGCCGCGATCCTGTCGACGGCCGCGAGTGGACGTCTGGCCGCACTGTTGGTCGGTGGGGTCGAGCTGGGTGACCTCGCCGATCCCGAGCTCGCATCGGCCGCATTGCGGACGACGCCGTTCGTGGTGAGCCTGGAGCTTCGCGAGAGTGCCGTCACCGACCTGGCCGACGTGGTGTTCCCCGTCGCGCCGGTGGTCGAGAAGGCCGGGTCGTTCATGAACTGGGAGGGCCGCTCCCGGCCCTTCGAGCCGTCGCTGAAGACGAACGCGATCCCGGATCTGCGGGTGCTGCACTACCTGGCCGACGAGATCGGCGTCGACCTCGCCCTGCCCACCGCCGAGGCGGCCGATGCCGAACTGGCCAGGCTGGGCACCTGGGGCGGTTCGCCCTCTCCCGCTCCGTCGGTGACGCCTGTCGCCACGGCCGAACCCGGTCCGGGACAGGCGATCCTGGCAAGCTGGCGCATGCTGCTCGACGCGGGCCGCCTGCAAGACGGTGAGCCGCATCTGGCCGGCACCGCCCCGCGGCCGGTGGCACGGATGTCGGCGGCGACCTCCGCGGAGATCGGGGCGACCGACGGCGCCGCAGTGATCGTCAGCACCGAGCGCGGCGCGATCACGTTGCCGCTCGCGGTCACCGACATGCCCGACCGGGTCGTCTGGCTGCCGATGAACTCGCCCGGATCGGCGCTCCACCAACGCCTCGGTGTGACGGCGGGCGCCGTGGTGTCGATCGGAGCCGGCGCATGA